The DNA window GCGCTTAAGGTCGTGCTTCCTGCCGCTGCTTCTGGAGTGATCGCCTCATTTATTTTAGGTATTTCCCGGGCGGTTGGCGAAACGATGATCGTCGCGGTGGCTGGCGGATCATCGCCGGAATTTACATTTGATGTGACGAAATCGATTCAAACATTAACTGCCTATATCGTCCAAGTGACAACAGGCGACGCCGGTTACGGGACGACGATTTACTACAGCATTTATGCTGTCGGGATGACGCTGTTTGTTTTTACATTGCTTATGAATATATTGGCGCAATACATTTCCCGCCGGTTTAGGGAGGAGTATTGAAAACGATGGAAAACAAAATGGACAAACCGCTCGTTTGGAAGCGAATGAAAGGAAGGCTGGCGCAAAACACCATCCTGCAAGCCATATTCTTTTTCGCTACCGTTTTTGGACTGATTGCTCTTATGCTGTTATTATCTCGTGTCATTATGCAGGCGATCGGCTGGCTGGATGGCGACTTTTTAAACAGCTTTCCTTCGCGCCGGCCGGAAGAGGCTGGGATAAAATCCGGATTGGTCGGCTCCCTCTGGCTGATGGCAATCGTCGCACCGGTTTCGTTTATTTTGGGGGTCGGGACGGCCATTTATTTGGAAGAATACGCGCGCAAAAACCGTTTCACCGCTTTTATTCAAACGAATATTTCCAATCTGGCCGGTGTACCGTCGATCGTGTTTGGCTTGCTCGGGTTGACGATTTTCGTCCGTGAGCTCGGGCTCGGGCGCAGCGTGCTTGCAGCTGGATTGACCATGAGCTTGCTCGTTCTTCCGGTGATCGTCGTCGCAGCCCAAGAAGCGATTCGTGCAGTTCCTCAGCAGTTGCGGGAAGCGTCGTATGCCATGGGGGCGACGAAATGGCAAACGGTTTGCCGGGTTGTGCTGCCGGCGGCGCTGCCGGGGATGCTGACGGGGGCTATCTTGGCGCTCTCCCGCGCCGTCGGGGAGACCGCTCCGCTCGTGGTGCTCGGCATTCCAACGTTTATCGCCTACTTGCCGAGCGGCGTGTTAGATACGTTTACCGTTATGCCGCTGCAAATTTATAACTGGACAGGACGGCCGCAGGAGGAGTTCCAACATGTGGCGGCCGCAGGAATTGTCGTCCTGCTCGTCTTTTTAATCGTGATGAATTCGGTCGCAGTGTTGATTCGCAACAAGTTTCAAAAGCGATTTTAAATTCATGACCGGACAATGAGCGAAAGGAGACCGATAAGATGATGGCAACCAAAACAAAAGAGGCAACGTCCACACTGGCTGCTAAGTCGTCGGCGGCGCCGGTAGCTGAGGACGGTGCAGCGAAAGGCGTCGTGTATGAGACAAACGATTTAAACTTATGGTACGGGGAGCA is part of the Geobacillus sp. 46C-IIa genome and encodes:
- the pstA gene encoding phosphate ABC transporter permease PstA produces the protein MENKMDKPLVWKRMKGRLAQNTILQAIFFFATVFGLIALMLLLSRVIMQAIGWLDGDFLNSFPSRRPEEAGIKSGLVGSLWLMAIVAPVSFILGVGTAIYLEEYARKNRFTAFIQTNISNLAGVPSIVFGLLGLTIFVRELGLGRSVLAAGLTMSLLVLPVIVVAAQEAIRAVPQQLREASYAMGATKWQTVCRVVLPAALPGMLTGAILALSRAVGETAPLVVLGIPTFIAYLPSGVLDTFTVMPLQIYNWTGRPQEEFQHVAAAGIVVLLVFLIVMNSVAVLIRNKFQKRF